The region TAAACAGGGCTGAAAAAGTTTGGAGGTCTCCATACGAATCCATTGAAGCATTTGATCATGACATTCAAACTCTTGCTCATTTTTAAATTGGTTACCAACATTTACCGCATTCACAACAACACCTTGGACATTCGGAGACCCAACTTGTTGGGGGAAAACATCGGGGTGAATCATATCTAATGAAAATAATTACCACAAAATAGTAAATAAGCGTTACTGCTCTAAACAGAGCTAAAAAATGAACACAAACGGTTACCGAATATGCATTTCCGGAGAAGTTCATAATCGTTCTGAAGATTTATTTCTGAAAAAAACGCTAGTTTTCTCATACAAAAACAAGATTAATGTGAGCCATGAGGATTGAAATAAATGATATTTACTTGAAATTCTAACTTCTTTAACTTTCTTTGATGTGATGAACCAAAAGATTGGAGATTTAAAGTGAAAATAAGGATTAATAATGGAAGGGTTTTGTGGCGAGAGTTTGTTGTCAAAGATAAATATGGATGTGTGATTATGCATCACTATCTATATCAAAttattccggagatgcatctccgaaaaaAACTGACATGCAAAGGTGACAGTAATTTTCAAAATCTCGCCTCAAACTTCCGAAGATGCCTCTCCGAAATTTCCATTGGACTAATCAATTATGAATATATTTCTAAAAAAttccggagatacatctccaaTATTAAAAAAAACCCAACTTATAAGACATCACTCGGAATGATCTTCGTTTAATATATATTAGATGTGTTCGAATATGCATCTCCAAAAACTGAAAGACATTTTAATATTTATGCGTAGTGCCTAAGAAACCTATAGGATGCCATAAGAAAATCCCGTAGATTAAGAATTCAAGATGAAAAACATAGATCATAAAATGTGTCCATTCAGACTATGGAGCTATCTTTTGTGCTCTGGTGTACAGAAACTTAATGTAATGTGTGAAAAAACACAATCATGTGATGGAAGGTTGTCTAACCATGAAGAGAGTGAACTACTAGTTGGTTAGATGGAAGAAAAAAACATAGTCCTCCCAAAAACAATGTGAGTATTGTAGTACTTTCTATGCACAAGCTGAAATGTGTATTGTACTTCTAATATCTATGTGTACAAGTTGGCCCAAATATTATTCATTTCATAAAAACGAAACCAGACATATAGTATTTATTGTGTCAGAATTTGACTAGTGCATCCGTGCAACCAGATATTAATTATACACTGACACAGTTGACTCCAAAACAGTTAGTGGCTCAGAAATTCATCTCTATGGCCTACTCATAACAGTTCAAGATTCCATATGTACCACCAGAAACAGTTTAGTTAAGAAATTGTTAGCTACTACTACTATAATACAACAAATATTACATGGCTTAAGTTCCAAGATTGAGTTCCAAGATCTACATAGTAGTTAGAAGGACTAAAATGGTGACTGAAGTTTTGTTAAGCTCACCATTCCTACAAACTCGTGTCTAATAAAATATCTAGAATTAACATAGTAGATGTTTACATGAAATATGCAACCTAGCTAGCTTGTTAACACCCAGCAGCCTTGAGAAAATTATCAAATGGGCTAGCAGGAGGCAGCTTCATGGGGTCCCTAGGTAATGCAGATGCAGCTACTTGCGCATTCTCACCCTCATATGCTTCCTACAAGAAGATCAAACACTTAAAGTGGAGACTATTGTGATAGCACGGCAAAATAGACAAACTGACTTGGAACATACCTTTTCGAGTGCTGCGTTACTGTTACGAGCCATGGCCAGAAACGACTGATCAGGTGATTGAGTGTAAAGATTCTCGACGGTCAACCAATTTGAAAGCTTCTTCCTTGCACATGTCCCAAGTGATTCACACTGACTTACCATGGCGTTGTATGGGAGAGGCAAAGTGGAGACTGTCGTTCCTGCCACTTGACTCGCTACCTCTAGTGCCTAAAACCAGTGGATGCAATGTTAAATGTCTCCTATTGAATTATATACTTCTTATTTGTTAATGACAGTATTATTCGAAAAAATTTATTAGTAGTCTTTTCAAGGATAATATAATGTGATTCAACAAAGGGATGGACAAAGTATACTGCAGATTCAGATTAATACAGCTTGTGATTCACAATTGCAAAATGAAGAGTGTGTACCGATTCCAAAAGTTGTCCGATACTGATAACATGAGGCTGGGGAGGGGATACAGGCATCTTTGGAATGAATCGAGAAAGGTCAGAGACAGAAGCTTCACTGATTGTATCGTCTTCACCTCCTGAATTTGAGGGAAAATCCTGAAAAACAATAAACGCTCACTATATTTGTCTTCAACTTTCTCATCTCCCTTATTTTAACTCCTCCGCAAAAAAATATCTAGCATACCTCATCAATCGATAGTGACTCCTGAGAATGACAAGTCAATTGATTCTGATCAAAGATTGATTGTGGACCAAACACAAAGTCTTCATCGGGCTTAAATGACTCGGACAGTAGCACAGCCAGGTTATCCGCATCCAGCTAGAAAAAGGAAAACCAGAAAGTGAGGGCTCAGACGCAGATGGTTATGAGAAGAAAAAATGGTCCCTGAATCAAATGTAATACCTCAATGAAGTTCGTCAAATTACGAACCAAAACATTCTTTATGGTCTGGTCATATTCAGATATTTTGCTCCTCAACTCAGACAATGTTGACATGGCTAACTGATTATCAGCAGCAGATCCATACTCTCTTAAATCCATATGCATCTTAGCATATACTTGATTATCATCACTGATTCCCAAGAACGGATCAACCTGATTATACGGAAGCAAGTAGTCGTTAAGATGTTTTCTTTGGAGAAAGCATAAAACACGGTTTTCATATTCATACCAACATCGAGTAGTAATAAAGATCAGTCACTCACTTCAGATTTTGCTATCGAAGCGAACACATCATTCAGATCATGGATTTGATATATCTTGCAGGCAAATATCAACATCCCAGCGGATAACACAAAGATAGACCTCTGACGTGCTGGGGGCAACACTCCTGCCAGAACAAAAGTATATCAATTTTGCATTCTTAAGTTCTATTTTCTTTTTTGAAACAATAAAAAACAATTGTTTTAGTTTTTTATTTCAATTAAGTAGTTCACATTACAATAGTTTATTTAGATCATACCGTTATTCTCCAACAACATGTTCCAGAGAGACAGAGGAAGCTGGAAGAAGCGGATCACCAGGTTATCTCTGTCTTTTAGGTTCTGAAACATTGCATTTTTAAAGATTAAAATAATCAGAATGACGATTAAATTAATCAGAATGACGATTAAATTAATCAGAATGACGattaaaataatcaaaataatcAGTGTGAATGTGCAAAGATAAACTACCTTTATGCGCAAAATAATTAGTGTCAATATGAATGAATGAGCTATAGCTTCAATATTTGAAGGCAAGTTATCAGGAAGGTTGGCCTGAATCCAAAACGCAGAAAGAAGCTGGCCCATTTGATCTTCACTTAGCTTCATAACATACGGTTCCTGAAATCCATCCGATTCAATATCAAAATATTGTAAAGCTGTATTAAGAAAAATCACAGTTAATAAAAACCTATTGACAGATATCAATTCAGCTGCTTACTGTGTCGGTCAAACTCGCTGATCCTGTAGCCCTATCAATGATTGAGCTGAGTTTGTAAAAGTTAGGTGAAGTCTTTAAGCCACGGCCTTGCTTCCACTCTTCGGCCACAGTATCTCTTTCTTTGTCATCATGAACATTCCCGTGATCTGAATTTGTACTGTCTTTGCCCCTGCGGAGTTTTTCGAGTAAAGCTGTAATTGAAGCGGATGCGGCTGCAGTATGAGAATTCTTTTTGCTACGCTGATCTAGATATCTGGACCGCAGCGAAGAAACTTCATGTGTATGGAAGGAATTCGGTAAAAGAAGTACAGAAAATATAAGGTGTGCTCCAACGCGAGCCTCTACGTCGGAATGCAACATTACTTTTAGGAGTTGCATGAGAAGAGATTCAGGAAATCCCTACATGGAACCCAAAAAAAGACTGATCAATGGATGTATTCCAAGATAAAACCAATAAAACCCTTACTACACTTTTGAGCTTCGATTTGCAGTATATAGACACGGTTATTAAATGTTCAATAGCAGCAAGATTCTCGCACCTGCTGCAAACGTAAGTTGGCCAATGCTGAAGTGAGTGCCCGAGCAAGGACAACCAATGATCCAATGGTTGCTCTACCAACAACACCAGACGGAATATTTTCTAGGGTTATTGCCATCAAGTCAAACAATGGCTGAGCATCAATGACCTAGTCAACCAACAAAGAAAAAACAGCATTTTAGTAGACAAATAGAATGCAGTAACTGAATAAAGCACAAATTGAGATTCGGTTCGCTTTTGTGCGTGTGTATTCATAAACCTACCCCATTAGCAATTTCCAGTAAGCAGTTCTCAATGGAACTTTGGAGTGAGATATTCAAGTTGAGCTCTTGTTCACCAACAAATTCACTTGAGGCCTGAAAACTTTTCCTGAGATGCCTGCAAAGGTCACCAACAAAACCGATCTCTGCTAGCCGTCTCCCTGATCTAATCTGCATGGCTAAAGATGTGGCAACTTGAACTACATACGATTTAAGTTGGGGATCATTCATAACATTTTTGTGGTCCAGATGATGTATCACAGAAGCTAGAATAAATCGTTGATTCCCTGAAGAAAAAGTTAGGAAAATAACAAtgagaaaaaaaaatcaaaggtTTTAAATTGTAATCATACATGGAAAATTAATATTCAAAGCTTATTGTTGATTCGAAGTCCTAAACTCCATACAGTTATGAAGGTAAAATATGGAAATATGATAACTGGCGATACATCCAATGATTTGTCGGTAAACCACAATTCAGACAGAAATGGTATGAGAAAACAGTACCTGTGTTCTCCATGAAGTAGGTCATGCTAGACAAAACCATCATTGCAAAACCATCCTGAGGAGCCCAATGTTGCCTTGAATCGAAGTAGACAAACATTGGATCCAATACACGACGCATAGTTGTGCTTTCCTTGGCTAATTCAACCAGTCTTTGAATGCATATTTGAGCCCATATTTCTGGTTTTTCAATTTCTTCTCTAGaagaatgaaaaataaaaataaataaataaaagaataAGGGAACAGCAATAAAAAACACTGTAAAAAGCCTAACACACGGCTCTTGAATGAGAAATACCTTGTTAAGAGGGAAGGATCCTTTACTTCGGGCCGTGGTTGGATAATCAAGCAACTAGAGCGATTGTCATTACCAACAAAAGAACCAGTCCGGCTCTCGCTACGAACAACCTCTTCTACCCAATTGTGATGAGCCTCTGTTCTGTCAGCATCTTCACTTCGTCTACTCCACTCATAGTTATCTAAAGTGGCGTGAACAATCTATATTTTGAAATTAACCAACAAATTAGAGATGACATTTGACTAAGAATAAAGAAAGAAATTCAACATGAAAATTTGGAAAAAAATCTATCAATCAAAGAAAACCAAAGTATAATAGCAGTTACAAAATAGTTGGGCAGAAACGCAATAACTAACCTCATCAAAATCAGCAAAAATGTGTGAAAATTCAGTCATGAACCAAACCTATCAAGAGAAAAAAATGGCAGTTAAATAAACAAGGCACCTCTAGAAAGTCTGAAACAATTATGAAGTTACGAGTTATAACAACAACCATGAAATTTTTCATGAAAATAAACATTGGAAAGTAATAATAAGCACGCAATGAACTGAAACATATGTTTCATTAAACATACAAAATCAGAACTGGCACACAGAAAATATGAATGGAGCACTGATTACCATTGCTGATAGACATTGCAAGCTCGATGCCCTCAAGCTGCAGTTTTCGAGTGTTTCACCGGGCTCCTGTGATAGCATGCATACTTTCTTCACCAATTTCTCAATGTTATGAGTGTAAGTAGAATCTACCTGCTCATTCATTGTGTCAGTAGCCACATAGGCAAAAAGCCAAATATTTCTGGATTGTATTATTTACCTGACAGTAGATGAACCTTGTTAAGGACTGGCAACCAAGTGTCTGAATAGTCTCATCCTTGGAATAATCCAAAAGCTCCGAAATTACATTAAGCACATCAACAGCAAAATATGTTCTGCGATTTGCACGACATAAATGAAAAGTTGTAAGACGAATCAAATACTATAAATGAGCTAAAGAAAAGGATTCAAAACATAAAATTCCGCCAAAACAATATGGAAACACAATAATCAATCATGAGAAACTTACATTTGCACCTTACAAATGGAAAGCAACTTAATGAAAGATTCTGCTACAATCTTGACTAATTTGATGTGCTCAGATCTCAGTTCTTTGTAGCATCGTTCTTCAAGATATTTTGCTATCTAGCAGAATGAGCAAAAACAGTGAACCTCAGAATAAACAGATCGAGCTACTAACTCGAGCAGATCCTATCTTCCTCATCTTCTTTGAATGAAATTAAATAAATTACTCATGCATATATAAATACCTTGGGAATCCGAAAAGGGTTTTTCGCGGCATATTCACATAATTTGACGATTTTCCTTTCGTTTGGAAGCTCATCCTGAGAAGTGTTGTAAAACATGAATACCATGGCTCCACTTCGCGAACAAATGAATAATAAAGTGAAAAATACTACAATATAATCAAGTAAAATGAAAATTACTGTAATAATTGCCAACATTTCATATGAATGACAAGTCTAGTGTCGAACACGTGGTTACATTCGGTTACTCtcatttttcaaattattaccgGCGTCGATGTGCTCTAAATGCATTAGATAAAACTCGAAAAAGAAAGTGGGATCACAAACCGGGGATTTAGGGAAGATATCAGCAAGCAATTTTCTGTAACGTTTAACAGGCTGTCTTGATCTTGACCTCAAAGCAGGACAACAAACACACATGCTCCCACAAGCCGGGAAAATCTTCCTAGAGATGATCCCCATTTTCTGCAATTCCCAAAATCAAAATGTAGCCAAATAAGCACAAACCCAAGCAAAATAACTCAACTAAGAACCTTaaaaagcaaagaaaaaaaaTGCAACGAAACTAAGATCCAAAGAACAGACACAGTAACAGCTGTTGAAACTTGAAATGCAAAATAGGATCCAATTGAAACTGAGAGGTGTTAGTGTTACAGGAGTACATGAGTTAGAAACAAAGATGACAAGTTTtcaaaatgaaaaaaagaaaaaagtaaagAAACAAAAAAGGAGAAAACCGTCGACCTAGAaaggaataaataaaataaataaagcaaaaaCAACCATAACTATAAAGAAAGAAAGAAACTTTGCAAAGTATACTCAACAGTactaaaaaaaattcaaaaaggggaataataaaaaaaaacagtGACAACTACCAAGTTCCTGATACCTAGTTCCTTTGAAAGCAAAACAAAAAAAGTAGTACCTAGTTCCTTTGAAAGAAGATCTGAGAGTGGTAGGTGAAGGAACTTCAACAATGGAAACGAGTGAGAATCGTAATAATTGGTACTGTAACTGTAGTACAGTAGAAGTAAATAAAAGAAGTTGAAAGGAAAATGGCGCGTGGGTTAAGAGAAGAGAGAGAGGAAGATGAGAAAGTATGTTGAATTTGCAGGATCACGTGACGGTGTCAGAATGGAACACAAAAacatttttcttttattaatatTGCTGAAAAAAAAGGTTACCTGTGTGTGTGTGGGTGTTTCAAACTTTGTCAGAACTTGGAAGAcacaacacaacaacaacaactcaacGGAAAATTTGATGGGTAATTCAAAAGACAAAAACAATAACCTCTCTCTGTCTCTCTATGTTACAAAAACTTCCTTTATTTTGAACCGAATGGTGGTGTTCCTGTTCCTCAATCTCGGAATGTCTACTAGTACAAccatttctttctttttttccACTCTCGgttgaattttttattttaaattttaaattttctttgactagattattttgaaaatattatgttaaagacttttcttttcttttactCATTCTTGTCTGGGTTAATATTCACAAGTATAAAAAAATTCATGGGTACGTGGACGTGAAgttcatttgtgaaattctttttaaaataatcaatttttttaaataaaatttcaaaataattaAATTTCCAAAAATAATATCAAAATAATTACTTTTTTTCTACTCAAGCGTCGGTTTAACTAACCTACTTAGGACACATTTAAAGGTTTGACGCATTCATGTCTTAATGTCACATGCATACACTTTTCTTTGTGTCAATGCATTTGGCCCATTCTCctttcatattttttttaaaattttaaatattataattataattaattaaaggaaatattaaaaataaaagtTATGTTATAATAAAAAATTGCATAGAATTGACAAGAAATTCAATGACTCGTCTGATTATAATGTCCCCATATTTCACATCTAGGTGCATTAGCTTGTCTTCGAGGTCTTCCACaattttcttgaggtgtttgggATCTTTGAGTACTGACATGATCCAATAGgggctggtgtgaaggtccggtGGAAGATTCAGCGGTATTTTATAAATGTGTCATCATTTGTCCCCAATAGTTGGGGGGTTGTTGTCAACGGGGTTTCCGTAATTGAGTTTGGTGCTCATGTTATCGTAGTTGGGTCATTGTGGTTTGGTGAATTGTGGACGGTATGgttgcccgaattgggacattTAATCGgtttggaaacgaagcaatggttcttagggtgtactat is a window of Lathyrus oleraceus cultivar Zhongwan6 chromosome 6, CAAS_Psat_ZW6_1.0, whole genome shotgun sequence DNA encoding:
- the LOC127091868 gene encoding protein SEMI-ROLLED LEAF 2; the encoded protein is MGIISRKIFPACGSMCVCCPALRSRSRQPVKRYRKLLADIFPKSPDELPNERKIVKLCEYAAKNPFRIPKIAKYLEERCYKELRSEHIKLVKIVAESFIKLLSICKVQITYFAVDVLNVISELLDYSKDETIQTLGCQSLTRFIYCQVDSTYTHNIEKLVKKVCMLSQEPGETLENCSLRASSLQCLSAMVWFMTEFSHIFADFDEIVHATLDNYEWSRRSEDADRTEAHHNWVEEVVRSESRTGSFVGNDNRSSCLIIQPRPEVKDPSLLTREEIEKPEIWAQICIQRLVELAKESTTMRRVLDPMFVYFDSRQHWAPQDGFAMMVLSSMTYFMENTGNQRFILASVIHHLDHKNVMNDPQLKSYVVQVATSLAMQIRSGRRLAEIGFVGDLCRHLRKSFQASSEFVGEQELNLNISLQSSIENCLLEIANGVIDAQPLFDLMAITLENIPSGVVGRATIGSLVVLARALTSALANLRLQQGFPESLLMQLLKVMLHSDVEARVGAHLIFSVLLLPNSFHTHEVSSLRSRYLDQRSKKNSHTAAASASITALLEKLRRGKDSTNSDHGNVHDDKERDTVAEEWKQGRGLKTSPNFYKLSSIIDRATGSASLTDTEPYVMKLSEDQMGQLLSAFWIQANLPDNLPSNIEAIAHSFILTLIILRIKNLKDRDNLVIRFFQLPLSLWNMLLENNGVLPPARQRSIFVLSAGMLIFACKIYQIHDLNDVFASIAKSEVDPFLGISDDNQVYAKMHMDLREYGSAADNQLAMSTLSELRSKISEYDQTIKNVLVRNLTNFIELDADNLAVLLSESFKPDEDFVFGPQSIFDQNQLTCHSQESLSIDEDFPSNSGGEDDTISEASVSDLSRFIPKMPVSPPQPHVISIGQLLESALEVASQVAGTTVSTLPLPYNAMVSQCESLGTCARKKLSNWLTVENLYTQSPDQSFLAMARNSNAALEKEAYEGENAQVAASALPRDPMKLPPASPFDNFLKAAGC